Proteins encoded by one window of uncultured Celeribacter sp.:
- a CDS encoding peptidoglycan-binding domain-containing protein: MAALLASTLLAACQMATPDDEILRAAETPGAPPGADPNACYARHVTPAIIETVTEQVLVQPPQIDASGAVTYPAVYRTETRQDIVRERKELWFETLCREDWTPEFIASVQRALSARGYYLGQAHGRMDHATRRAIRAYQLEQGVDSEVLSLAAARQLGLKEVAREE; encoded by the coding sequence ATGGCGGCACTTCTGGCCAGTACGCTCTTGGCCGCCTGCCAGATGGCCACGCCAGATGACGAAATTCTACGTGCCGCAGAAACCCCCGGCGCGCCTCCCGGCGCCGACCCGAATGCCTGTTACGCCCGCCACGTGACCCCCGCGATCATCGAAACCGTCACGGAACAGGTGCTCGTCCAGCCACCGCAAATCGACGCCTCGGGCGCCGTGACCTACCCGGCAGTGTACCGCACGGAGACGCGTCAGGACATTGTGCGCGAGCGCAAGGAATTGTGGTTCGAGACGCTCTGTCGGGAAGATTGGACACCCGAATTCATCGCCTCGGTGCAGCGTGCCTTGAGCGCGCGTGGCTATTACCTGGGGCAGGCCCATGGTCGTATGGACCACGCAACCCGCCGCGCGATCCGGGCCTATCAACTGGAGCAAGGGGTGGACAGCGAGGTGCTGTCCTTGGCCGCCGCGCGGCAGTTGGGGCTTAAGGAAGTCGCCCGCGAGGAGTAA
- a CDS encoding 2Fe-2S iron-sulfur cluster-binding protein: MVKITYVEFGGTEHVVDVPVGRTVMEGARDNGIPGIDADCGGACACSTCHVYVAPEWVEKLPARDDMEEDMLDFAFEPDPVRSRLTCQIKVTEALEGLLVNMPEKQI; the protein is encoded by the coding sequence ATGGTCAAAATCACCTATGTCGAATTCGGCGGCACCGAACATGTCGTGGATGTGCCCGTGGGGCGCACCGTGATGGAAGGCGCGCGTGACAATGGCATTCCGGGTATCGACGCAGATTGTGGCGGGGCCTGCGCCTGTTCCACCTGCCACGTCTATGTGGCGCCCGAGTGGGTTGAGAAACTCCCCGCGCGCGATGACATGGAAGAAGACATGCTCGATTTCGCCTTTGAACCCGATCCCGTGCGTTCGCGCCTGACCTGTCAAATCAAGGTGACCGAGGCGCTCGAAGGCCTCTTGGTCAATATGCCTGAAAAGCAGATCTGA
- a CDS encoding VCBS repeat-containing protein, whose protein sequence is MLKLAALLALAASLFAAPLAAATISGAHYAEPTEVYGHGAVANGEFARLVVTLDDGTTREASFKKSVFEDTAPRLHDFNGDGAPEVVTVVSGFVTGAWVQVWFLDDQARLIPAKASAPIGQRHRWLAIAGIADFDGDGVDEIAYIDRPHLTKELVLLPVDLTGEGMLVPSARRSGLTNHHLGAAEIEGGVRDCADEPPVILTADADWTQVVETRWQDGELVATPLGPYEGPGSFAPFLTCP, encoded by the coding sequence ATGCTGAAACTGGCCGCTTTGCTCGCCTTGGCGGCCAGTCTTTTCGCTGCCCCGCTGGCCGCCGCCACGATCAGCGGCGCGCATTATGCGGAGCCCACTGAGGTTTACGGCCACGGAGCCGTTGCGAACGGCGAATTTGCCCGTCTGGTCGTGACATTGGACGACGGCACCACGCGCGAAGCCTCTTTCAAGAAAAGCGTGTTCGAAGACACCGCCCCCCGGCTTCACGATTTCAACGGCGACGGCGCGCCGGAGGTGGTGACGGTCGTCAGCGGCTTTGTGACCGGCGCCTGGGTGCAGGTCTGGTTCCTCGACGATCAAGCCCGCCTGATTCCGGCCAAGGCCAGCGCGCCCATCGGCCAACGCCACCGCTGGCTCGCCATCGCGGGCATTGCCGATTTCGATGGCGATGGGGTGGACGAAATCGCCTATATCGACCGCCCGCATCTGACAAAAGAGCTGGTACTCCTGCCGGTTGACCTGACAGGTGAAGGCATGTTGGTGCCCTCAGCAAGGCGTTCCGGTTTGACCAATCATCATCTCGGCGCGGCTGAGATCGAAGGGGGTGTGCGAGACTGCGCGGATGAGCCGCCGGTGATCCTGACGGCGGATGCGGATTGGACACAAGTTGTCGAGACGCGCTGGCAAGATGGCGAATTGGTTGCAACGCCCCTTGGACCTTACGAGGGCCCCGGGTCTTTCGCGCCTTTCCTCACCTGCCCGTAA
- the purD gene encoding phosphoribosylamine--glycine ligase, with protein sequence MNILILGSGGREHALAWAVMQNPKCDKLIVAPGNAGIAAIAECASFDINDGPAVVSFVEENAIDFVVIGPEAPLAAGVADDLRAAGVLTFGPSKLAAQLEASKGFTKDICDASGAPTAGYARFDDAEKAKAYIRTQGAPIVVKADGLAAGKGVIVAMDEATALEAIDDMFGGAFGGAGAEVVIEEFMEGEEASWFILCDGENVLPIGTAQDHKRVGDGDTGLNTGGMGAYSPAPVMTDSVIQKAMDEIVKPTVKEMAKRGMPYQGVLYAGFMIKDGQPRLVEYNCRFGDPECQVLMMRLGAQALDLMLAAAEGTLGQAKVNWADDHAMTVVMAAKGYPGAYEKGSVIKGLDALPEDSMNMVFHAGTSEKDGQIVATGGRVLNVTARGDSLQDARDRVYAMIDQIDWPEGFSRSDIGWRALK encoded by the coding sequence ATGAACATTCTGATCCTCGGCAGCGGCGGGCGCGAACATGCGTTGGCCTGGGCGGTGATGCAAAACCCGAAATGTGACAAGCTGATCGTGGCGCCGGGCAATGCGGGCATTGCCGCGATCGCGGAATGCGCGTCTTTCGACATCAACGACGGCCCGGCTGTGGTGTCTTTTGTTGAGGAAAACGCGATTGATTTCGTCGTGATCGGCCCGGAAGCGCCGCTCGCCGCCGGTGTCGCGGACGATCTGCGCGCGGCGGGCGTGCTGACCTTTGGGCCCTCGAAACTGGCCGCTCAACTGGAGGCCTCGAAAGGCTTCACCAAAGACATTTGCGACGCCTCCGGTGCGCCGACCGCAGGTTACGCACGCTTTGACGACGCGGAAAAAGCCAAGGCCTATATCCGCACACAAGGCGCCCCCATCGTGGTGAAGGCCGACGGTCTGGCGGCCGGCAAAGGCGTGATCGTCGCTATGGACGAGGCGACCGCTTTGGAGGCCATCGACGACATGTTCGGAGGTGCCTTCGGCGGCGCGGGTGCTGAGGTCGTGATCGAGGAATTCATGGAGGGCGAAGAGGCCTCCTGGTTCATCTTGTGCGACGGCGAAAACGTCCTGCCCATCGGCACGGCGCAGGATCACAAGCGCGTGGGCGACGGTGATACCGGCCTCAACACCGGCGGCATGGGGGCCTATTCCCCCGCACCGGTGATGACCGACAGCGTGATCCAAAAAGCCATGGACGAGATCGTCAAACCGACCGTCAAAGAGATGGCCAAACGCGGCATGCCCTATCAGGGCGTGCTATATGCCGGCTTCATGATCAAAGACGGCCAGCCGCGGCTTGTCGAATACAACTGTCGTTTCGGCGACCCGGAATGTCAGGTGCTGATGATGCGTCTGGGCGCGCAGGCTTTGGATCTGATGCTGGCGGCTGCCGAAGGGACGCTGGGTCAGGCCAAGGTGAACTGGGCCGACGATCACGCGATGACCGTTGTGATGGCGGCGAAGGGCTATCCGGGTGCCTATGAAAAAGGCTCTGTGATCAAGGGCCTAGACGCACTGCCCGAGGATAGCATGAACATGGTGTTTCACGCGGGCACGTCTGAGAAAGACGGCCAGATCGTGGCGACCGGCGGGCGGGTGCTGAACGTGACCGCGCGTGGGGATAGCTTGCAAGACGCGCGCGATCGTGTCTATGCGATGATTGATCAGATTGATTGGCCCGAGGGCTTCAGCCGGTCCGACATCGGCTGGCGGGCGCTGAAATAA
- a CDS encoding protease modulator HflC — MKKLPILFGLIFVAIVLVMSSLFIVDERQKALVLQFGQIKSVKEDPGLAFKIPFIQEVVYYDDRILSLETPEIEVTPSDDRRLLVDAFARYRISDVVRFRQAVSTGGIALAEDRLQGILNARVREVLGSDSVTSSTILSDDRAQLMERIRDTARAQALSLGVEVVDVRLKQTFLPDQNLDATFARMSAERAREAADERARGQEAAQRVRAQADRTVVELESDAQRQSEITRGEADAEKNRIYAEAYGADPEFFEFYRSLDAYRRGLKGSNTTMVLSPDSEFFDYLKSDSGR; from the coding sequence ATGAAGAAACTTCCCATTCTTTTCGGCCTGATCTTTGTGGCGATTGTTTTGGTGATGTCCTCGCTCTTTATCGTGGACGAACGCCAAAAGGCGCTGGTGCTGCAATTCGGTCAGATCAAATCCGTCAAGGAAGACCCCGGTCTTGCCTTTAAGATCCCGTTCATTCAGGAAGTGGTCTATTACGACGACCGTATCCTGTCGCTGGAAACGCCTGAGATCGAGGTCACGCCCTCGGATGACCGTCGCCTTCTGGTCGACGCTTTCGCGCGCTACCGCATTTCCGATGTGGTCCGGTTCCGTCAGGCCGTCTCTACCGGCGGCATCGCGCTGGCCGAGGACCGTCTGCAAGGCATTCTGAACGCCCGTGTGCGTGAAGTGTTGGGGTCGGACAGCGTGACCTCTTCGACCATCCTCTCCGATGATCGGGCGCAGCTGATGGAACGCATTCGCGACACTGCTCGTGCGCAGGCTCTGTCCTTGGGCGTCGAAGTCGTTGACGTGCGTCTCAAACAAACCTTCCTGCCGGATCAAAACCTTGACGCGACATTTGCGCGGATGAGTGCGGAGCGGGCCCGTGAGGCCGCTGACGAACGTGCGCGCGGTCAAGAAGCCGCACAGCGTGTGCGCGCGCAGGCCGACCGGACCGTGGTCGAGCTTGAATCCGATGCACAGCGCCAGTCCGAGATCACCCGCGGTGAAGCGGATGCGGAAAAGAACCGCATCTATGCCGAGGCCTATGGTGCGGACCCGGAGTTCTTTGAATTCTACCGCTCTCTCGATGCCTATCGTCGGGGCCTCAAAGGCTCGAACACCACGATGGTGCTGTCTCCCGACAGTGAGTTCTTCGATTACCTGAAGTCCGACTCCGGGCGCTAA
- a CDS encoding AAA family ATPase, whose protein sequence is MQKQASHQHVILSGCSGGGKSTLLTALAQRGFRTVEEPGRRIVAEEVRHGGKALPWVDLEAFARRAMHVAEQDRAALRAHIDEAHTTWDHADGDQADWVFFDRGLIDAAVALETATGIPAATSLNSSPRFQTQVFLTPPWPEIYRADAERQHSLTEAREEYHRLLKAYCALGYTPVILPKTDVETRANFVLEQLSDA, encoded by the coding sequence ATGCAGAAACAAGCCTCACATCAGCATGTGATTTTATCGGGATGTTCCGGCGGAGGGAAATCGACACTTCTGACCGCATTGGCCCAAAGAGGCTTTCGCACCGTCGAGGAACCCGGCCGCAGAATCGTCGCGGAGGAAGTGCGGCACGGCGGCAAGGCTTTGCCCTGGGTCGATCTCGAAGCCTTTGCCAGACGCGCCATGCATGTGGCGGAACAGGATAGAGCCGCGCTCAGGGCGCACATCGACGAGGCGCACACCACGTGGGATCACGCGGACGGGGACCAAGCGGACTGGGTCTTTTTTGATCGCGGCTTGATCGACGCTGCCGTGGCCTTGGAAACTGCAACGGGGATCCCCGCCGCAACGTCTCTCAACTCCTCGCCTCGGTTTCAGACGCAAGTGTTTTTGACGCCACCTTGGCCAGAGATTTATCGCGCGGACGCCGAACGGCAACACAGCCTGACGGAGGCGCGAGAGGAATATCATCGTTTGCTCAAGGCCTACTGCGCACTTGGATACACGCCGGTCATTTTGCCCAAAACCGATGTCGAAACCCGCGCTAATTTTGTTTTGGAACAGCTGTCAGACGCCTGA
- a CDS encoding Do family serine endopeptidase, producing the protein MMVMALMGALAIMFQTIAAEARGAPETFADLAEEVSPAVVNITTTTVVEASTNQQPIVPEGSPFEDFFRDFMDRNGPGGQAPRRSQALGSGFVISEDGYIVTNNHVIEGADEIEIEFFEGFTLPAKLVGTDPKTDIAVLKVESDKPLAYVPFGDSDVARVGDWVMAMGNPLGQGFSVSAGIVSQRGRALSGAYDDYIQTDAAINRGNSGGPLFNMDGQVIGVNTAILSPNGGSIGIGFSMASNVVTKVVDQLKEYGETRRGWLGVRIQRVTDDVAEAMGLEEVKGALVTDVPDGPSKEAGIESGDVILSFDGKDVADDRALVRTVGETEVGKAVRVVVFRDGKTKTLMVTLGRREEAENVAFPTEGDGMTPQAPETVSMMGMTLQPLDDTLREELGVSAGTTGLAVVEVDETSEAFTKGLRAGDVITEAGQQKLASLSDLEARVTEAQEAGRKTVLLLVRRAGEPRFVALGVGE; encoded by the coding sequence ATGATGGTCATGGCGCTGATGGGCGCCCTTGCGATCATGTTCCAAACCATCGCGGCAGAGGCGCGTGGCGCGCCGGAAACTTTTGCCGATCTGGCGGAAGAGGTCAGCCCCGCCGTGGTCAATATAACCACGACCACCGTGGTTGAGGCCTCCACCAATCAACAGCCCATCGTGCCCGAAGGCTCGCCTTTCGAGGATTTCTTCCGCGATTTCATGGACCGCAATGGTCCCGGCGGTCAGGCTCCGCGCCGGTCGCAGGCTCTGGGCTCCGGTTTTGTCATCTCTGAAGACGGCTATATCGTGACCAACAACCACGTGATCGAAGGCGCCGACGAGATCGAGATCGAGTTTTTCGAAGGTTTCACCTTGCCCGCGAAACTCGTGGGCACCGATCCGAAAACCGACATCGCCGTGTTGAAAGTCGAAAGCGACAAGCCCTTGGCTTACGTGCCTTTCGGGGACAGCGATGTCGCCCGCGTTGGCGATTGGGTCATGGCCATGGGCAACCCGCTGGGGCAGGGCTTTTCCGTCTCCGCCGGTATCGTGTCGCAACGTGGCCGGGCTCTGTCGGGGGCTTATGACGATTACATTCAGACCGACGCCGCCATCAACCGAGGCAACTCTGGCGGGCCGCTCTTTAACATGGATGGTCAGGTGATCGGCGTAAACACCGCGATCCTGTCGCCCAACGGTGGCTCCATCGGCATCGGTTTTTCGATGGCATCTAATGTCGTGACCAAAGTGGTCGATCAGCTCAAGGAATACGGCGAAACCCGTCGCGGTTGGTTGGGTGTCCGCATTCAACGCGTGACCGACGATGTGGCCGAGGCCATGGGGCTCGAAGAGGTCAAAGGCGCTTTGGTCACCGATGTGCCGGACGGTCCCTCGAAAGAGGCGGGCATCGAGAGCGGCGACGTGATCCTGTCCTTTGACGGCAAAGATGTCGCCGACGACCGCGCCCTGGTGCGAACGGTTGGTGAGACCGAGGTCGGCAAAGCCGTGCGCGTCGTGGTGTTCCGCGATGGCAAGACCAAGACGCTGATGGTCACCTTGGGCCGTCGCGAAGAGGCCGAAAACGTGGCTTTCCCGACCGAGGGTGATGGCATGACGCCGCAGGCACCGGAGACGGTGTCGATGATGGGCATGACGCTTCAGCCGCTGGACGACACGTTGCGCGAAGAGTTGGGCGTCTCCGCCGGGACCACCGGTCTGGCCGTGGTCGAGGTGGACGAGACGTCGGAGGCCTTCACCAAAGGTTTGCGCGCCGGTGATGTGATCACCGAAGCCGGCCAGCAGAAACTCGCGAGCCTCTCCGATCTGGAGGCCCGCGTCACCGAGGCGCAAGAGGCGGGTCGCAAAACCGTCCTGCTTCTGGTCCGCCGCGCTGGCGAGCCGCGCTTTGTGGCCTTGGGGGTCGGCGAGTAA